The DNA region TGACCAGTCGCCGCAGACCGAGCAGTCGGTCCGTGACGAGCAGCGCCAGGGCGGCCATGACCACCAGCAGCGTCGAGACGGCGGCCAGCGTCGGGTCGGCCGATTCGTCGATGAACTCGATCATCTGGATCGGCAGGGTCTTGTTGCGGGCGTCGGTCAGAAAGATCGAGATCGGGTAGTTGTCGAACGAGGCCAGGAACGCGAAGATCACCCCGCTCAGGAACGCCGGATAGAGATTGGGAGGAAGCACCCGGACCAAAGCTTCGACATGCGAGTACCCCAGGCTTCGCGCGGCGTCGATCATCTCGAAGTTGAAGAGGGACAGGCTGGCCAGCACCACCCGCATGATGAACGGCGTGGTGAGGACGACGTGCGCCACCAGCAGGGCCACGAAGGCGTCGTCGAGCCCGTAGCGCCGGTACCCCTGCAGCATCGCGATGCCGAGCACCAGCCCGGGGAGCATGAGCGGTGACAGGATGGCCGCCACCAGCGCGCGGCGGCCCGGGAAGCGACAGCGGTGGACGGCGACCGCGCCGGCCGTCCCGAGGACGAGTGCGGCCGCGGTCGAGAGGCTGGCGATCTGGGCCGACAGCGCCATCGAGGCCCAGAAGCCCTTCACGTGAAGCAGACGCCGATACCAGCGCAACGACAGCCCATCGACGGGGAGATCGAAGACCGGCGAGGCCGAGAAGGACACCACCACGACCAGGACCAGCGGCGCCAGCTGCAGGACCATCACCGTCCCGGCGAACGCCAGCAGGAGGCCGTCGCCTAGCCGCCGGTCCGAGTCACCAGGCGCGGCGCGATGACGAACCGC from Candidatus Methylomirabilota bacterium includes:
- a CDS encoding ABC transporter permease translates to MVLQLAPLVLVVVVSFSASPVFDLPVDGLSLRWYRRLLHVKGFWASMALSAQIASLSTAAALVLGTAGAVAVHRCRFPGRRALVAAILSPLMLPGLVLGIAMLQGYRRYGLDDAFVALLVAHVVLTTPFIMRVVLASLSLFNFEMIDAARSLGYSHVEALVRVLPPNLYPAFLSGVIFAFLASFDNYPISIFLTDARNKTLPIQMIEFIDESADPTLAAVSTLLVVMAALALLVTDRLLGLRRLVSL